Genomic DNA from Jonesia denitrificans DSM 20603:
TCGGTGAACCACCGTGCCGTGGCCATGAGGCGTTCAGTTTCTGGGTGACCGGGTGCGGGCTCGAAGTGGCGCCAGTAGAACGGCAATGTGGCCATGTTGAACACGTCAAGCCATTTGGTGGCGAGAGCGTCCATGTCGTTGGTGGGGACGTGGTTGGAACGTTCCACAGCTCCGGTGGGTGGGCCGGCGATCCAGTCCACAAATTCAAAGCCGATGTTTCCGAACCCGAAGGCGTGTTGGGTGTGTTCGATGGTGATGTCGGTGTTGGTGAGTGGGGCGTTTCCTTGGCGGAGGAGGACGCGCGTGTTGGTGTGACGGTGATCAAAGTGACTCATGTGTTCTTCTCTATCACGATGTGGTCACGATGAGGTGGTTGTCACATCGGAGTGTGCACAGTTGGGCACCTAGATGCGTCCAAGTTCGCGTCGGTTCCACCCGACAAGCCCAACAAGTATGCCCGCGATCCCCAGGGCGGTCAGCCACATGATGGGGGTCCAGTTCACGGGTTCCACCGGGTAGGCGGCAAGGTGATGGAAGGGGTTAAGGTTGCGCGCCCAGGTGGGGAGGTCAAGAAGTTGCCCGAAGGAGGACAGGGCCACGGAGTACCCGATGACGGTCCAGGCAACGGGGTTTGCTGCTCGGGGAAACCAGCCAAGGAACATGGTGGTGAGTCCAATGAGCGCGAGTGCGGCGGGCAGTTGGTGGATGCTGGCGGTGACGAGGGTGCCGATCAGTCCGGTGGGTGGGGTGGTGAGGGTCGCTGCTGAGGTGGCGGCCATGGCCAGGCCGACAAGGATGAGGATGAGGACGGTTGCGGCAACGGTGATGGTGATCGCACTGATGAGGTAGGTGGTGCGGTGGGTGGGGGTGGACAGGATGAGTTCGGTGCGTCCCGATGTTTCTTCAGCCCGTGTGTGAGTGAGCGCGCTGATGGCGGCGGCGGTGGTGAACACGGCCATGAACAGAGCCATGTAGGCGAAGTAGCCGTTGAGGAGGTCGTCTCCGGTGAAGATCACAGCGAATTCGTCGGGGAGGTCGTCGGCGGCGGTGACCATGGCGTTGGCGAATCCGCCATACATGAGCGAGGTGAGAATGAGTGCGATACCCCATCCGCGCAGGGTTCCGCGTTGGGTGCGGAAGGCGAACCCAAGAGGTGTACCAAGGGTTGGGTGGGCGTGGGCGCGGCCGAGCCGTCCGGGCAGGAGACCGGCGTTGAGGTCACGCCGGGTGGAGAGGGCGTATCCCACCGCGATGAATACTGCACCTCCCACAAGAAGAAGTGTGAGAGGCCAGGCACGGTCAAGGACGTAGGGTGCTGTTTGCTGTGCCCAGGCCAGTGGAGAGCCCCAGGATAGTGCGGTTCCGCCGGTTGCTCCCATGTCTCCACCCATGCGGATGAGGTAGGCGGTGGCGAGGACTGCTCCGGCGATTGCGTTGGCGCTACGGGAACTCGTGGTGAGTTGGGCGGTGGTGGTGCTGAGTCCGGCGAAGAACCATCCTGTTGCTGCCGCACCGATTGCGATGAGGACGCTTCCGGTGGTGGCGTATCCGGCAGCGACTGCTCCTGTGTAGATGAGGATACTTGTCAGGGTGGTTGCACACACGGTGATGATGAGTGCCGCTGTGAGGGGGGCGTGGCGGCCAAGGACATTGGCGCGAAGAAGTTCGGATCGGCCTGCTTGTTCGTCGGCGCGGGTGTGCCGGGTCACGGTGAAGATTGCCATGAGCGCGACGAGGATAAGAACGAACAGGACGTACCCGGCAGAGTAGAAGCGTTCGTGGGTGGGGGTGTCCATCCCGTATCCAGGCCCGGTCATCATGCGCCCAACGGGGTCGGCAAACATGACGGTGAGGCTGATGAGTTCCGTGGTGTCTTCGGCAATGACCTTGATGGCGTTCGCGAAGTACATGTTGAGCACGGCCACCCCGATGATCCAGGCGGGGGTGCGGATCTGGTCGCGACGGATCATTGCCCGGAGAAGTTGGAGCGTTCCAGTGAAAGCGTGGGAGCTTTGGTCTGCAGTGATCGCCGATGCGCTGCTGCCGTTTGGGCGAGTAGGTGCGGTAGTCATGGGGTCACCTGGGTGTCGTTGTAGTGGCGCATGAGGAGCTGTTCGAGGGTTGGTGGGTGAGCGGTCAACGAGCGGATGCCGAGGTTCGAAAGGTGGGTCATGACTTCTGACATGTGTGCCCCGTCCACACTGAAGGTGGTGCGTGGGCCTTGCGTGTGAACGTCATGCACACCAGGGAGAGCCGCAAGAGTGTCAGGTGGGGTGGTTGTGTCCACGGTGACGGTGGTGCGGGTCATGTGCCGCATGTCAGCGAGGGTGCCAGAGTCCACGATGGTGCCGTGACGGATAATAGAGACACGATCCGAGAGGGCTTCGACTTGCGCCAGGATGTGGCTGGAAAGTAACACGGTGCACCCGGTGTGTGCCGCATCGCGAATGACTTGCTGGAACTCGTGTTCCATGAGCGGGTCAAGGCCAGCGGTTGGTTCATCAAGGAGGAGGAGGTCAACGTCAGCGGCCAGCGCGGCAATGAGCGCCACCTTTTGCCGGTTCCCTTTGGAGTAGGTGCGGGTCTTTTTGCGTGGGTCAAGGGAGAACCGTTCAATCAGTTCGTCGCGGCGTGCAGTGTTGATGGGGCCACGTAACCGCAGCAGCATGTCGATGATTTCCCCACCGGTGAGGGTAGGCCACAAGTCCACATCACCGGGAACGTAAGCCATACGCCGGTGAAGTGCGACCGCGTCACGCCACGGGTCCCCACCAAACATGCGCACCTCACCCTCATCAGGGCGAAGTATCCCCAACAGGATGCGCATCGTTGTGGACTTCCCGGCCCCATTGGGGCCCAGGAACCCGTGCACCTCCCCCGGGGCTAACGTCAACGACAGGTGGTCGAGTGCGCGAACGGGGCCGAAAGTTTTTGTCACGTTGGACAATGACAGAACATCAGTGTCAGTCATCAGTGTTCCTTTGGTGTGGGCGTGTCAGCCCTAGTTGAACAGGCGTTCAGTACCTCTTACTGTGACGCTAGAACCGTGTGGGCGCCCGGTCAACAGGATTGAACGGGTACGTGCCCGTGTTCAGCGCAGACAACGTCACTGTCAGTGCCGACCGCTACACTGGCGCAAGAGATCAACCCCCACGTCCACGCTGTGCGCGACACCGTGGACACACGAGTTTGGAGTTCCCCGTGGATGTCCTCATCCTTGTCCTTGTGATCGCCAGCATTGTGCTAGGTGTCGTCAACCTTGTTGCGGTGCGTGCAGGGTCACACGACACCGGATTATCGATGCAGGAACTCGAGTCAATCCGCATGGCGGCAGCAGCAGGTAATGGCGACATCCGCCAGGATTTGTCGGTCCAACGCACCGAACTTTCTCAAACACTTGCTCACCAGGACGCAGCCCGCACCCAGGCGCAAACGCGGTTCCGTGAAGACGTGGAACGCCAACTCGACGAGTTCGCGCAACGCAACGCGCTCGCGTTGGAAAAAATTCAGGCAGCTGTTGGGGAACGGTTGCAGCTGTCGTTGAGTGAGTCTCGGGACCGGACGACGAAGGTTCTCCAGGAGCTTGCGGAACGCAATGCGGTGTCTCACCGCGAGTTGCAGCAGGTACTTCGTGAGGAGTTGGAGAAACTACGGGCTGGTAATGAAGCGAAACTCGAAAAGATGCGGGAAACCGTTGATGAAAAACTCCAAGGTACGTTGGAAAAACGGTTGGGTGATTCGTTTGCGATCGTGTCGCAACGTCTCGAAGAGGTCCACAAAGGGTTGGGCGAAATGCAGAATCTCGCTTCTGACGTGGGCGGGCTGAAGCGTGTTCTCACCAACGTGAAAAACCGTGGTGGCTGGGGTGAAGTTCAGTTATCTCGGCAGTTGGAGGATTTCCTCACCCGGGAACAGTACGCGGAGAACATCATTATCAAGGAGCACAGCCAAGAATCTGTGGAGTTCGCGGTGAAAATGCCGGGCCGTGACCCAGAGGGCTCTGAGGTGTATTTGCCTATTGACTCCAAGTTCCCCCAGGAAGACTACGAACGGCTCTTGGAAGCCCAAGAACTTGGGGATCGTGCTGCGATTGATGCCAGCGCAAAAGCGTTGGAACGCGCTGTTGTTGAGCAGGCAAAGAAGATCAGCGACAAGTACATTTCCCCGCCGCGGAGCACGGATTTTGCCATCATGTACTTGCCTACGGAAGGTCTTTTCGCTGAGGTTGTGCGCCGACCTGGGCTGGCGAGTCGCCTCCAAAACGACCACCGTGTCCTCATCACTGGCCCAACGACGTTGATGTCGTTGTTGAACTCTTTGCAGTTGGGGTTCCGCACTCTTGCCATTGAGAAGCGTTCCTCTGAGGTGTGGCAAATCTTGGGTGCAGCGAAAGCTGAGTTCCGTAAGTACGGGGACGTGTGGGAGAAGTTGGGGAAACAGTTGGCAACAACTCAACGCACTGTGGAGGAAGCAGGGCGGCGCACCCGAGCTGTGGAACGACGACTTCGCACCATCGAAACCACCGAAATCGAATCTGCGGACACCGACGTCAACGACATTCTTGCGCTACCGGGTGGGGAAGACTCCGACGATGAGTAGAGCTTCGACCGGGATCTGCTGGTCGTTCAGAGAGTGCAACTCGTCTCAATGATGTGGTGATGCACGATCACGAACCTGAGAGGTCAGGGTTCGTGGAGTGTGGTCACGAGAGTGTAGGTGTCGTAGTCGGTGAGAACGCCGGCCCCTGTGGCTGACATGGTCACCGGAACGAGGATTGTTCCGTTCCCTCCCGGCGGATATGCCTCAGCAACATCACCGGTCAGGGCGTTGTGCGCGCGGATCAGTGCGCCCTCACGCACATACACCATGACGCCACCGGCTGCGGTGATCTGTGGTGGTGCCTGTGAACTTGTGTCACCAGACCCTAACGGCAACTCCCGTGGAATTGACCAGAGTGTGGCCCCAGATTCATCAACCCCGGAGGTGGACTCGTCATCGAGGACCACAAGGGTGCCCGTTGACGGGTCTGTGCCTGCAGTGATCACATCGGAAGCGACAACATCACCGTCACGCGTATCCACCACAACTGACGTGGACTCCCCGACCACCTCAACAAACCTTTGTCCCAGCGGTGAGTCCCCAACCTGTTGTGCACCGTGTGGGGCGGGAATCGACCAACTGCGCTCCCCTGTCTGAGAATCCCACGCCTCAAGGGTTCCGTTGTGCA
This window encodes:
- a CDS encoding ABC transporter permease, which codes for MTTAPTRPNGSSASAITADQSSHAFTGTLQLLRAMIRRDQIRTPAWIIGVAVLNMYFANAIKVIAEDTTELISLTVMFADPVGRMMTGPGYGMDTPTHERFYSAGYVLFVLILVALMAIFTVTRHTRADEQAGRSELLRANVLGRHAPLTAALIITVCATTLTSILIYTGAVAAGYATTGSVLIAIGAAATGWFFAGLSTTTAQLTTSSRSANAIAGAVLATAYLIRMGGDMGATGGTALSWGSPLAWAQQTAPYVLDRAWPLTLLLVGGAVFIAVGYALSTRRDLNAGLLPGRLGRAHAHPTLGTPLGFAFRTQRGTLRGWGIALILTSLMYGGFANAMVTAADDLPDEFAVIFTGDDLLNGYFAYMALFMAVFTTAAAISALTHTRAEETSGRTELILSTPTHRTTYLISAITITVAATVLILILVGLAMAATSAATLTTPPTGLIGTLVTASIHQLPAALALIGLTTMFLGWFPRAANPVAWTVIGYSVALSSFGQLLDLPTWARNLNPFHHLAAYPVEPVNWTPIMWLTALGIAGILVGLVGWNRRELGRI
- a CDS encoding ATP-binding cassette domain-containing protein, giving the protein MTDTDVLSLSNVTKTFGPVRALDHLSLTLAPGEVHGFLGPNGAGKSTTMRILLGILRPDEGEVRMFGGDPWRDAVALHRRMAYVPGDVDLWPTLTGGEIIDMLLRLRGPINTARRDELIERFSLDPRKKTRTYSKGNRQKVALIAALAADVDLLLLDEPTAGLDPLMEHEFQQVIRDAAHTGCTVLLSSHILAQVEALSDRVSIIRHGTIVDSGTLADMRHMTRTTVTVDTTTPPDTLAALPGVHDVHTQGPRTTFSVDGAHMSEVMTHLSNLGIRSLTAHPPTLEQLLMRHYNDTQVTP
- the rmuC gene encoding DNA recombination protein RmuC; the encoded protein is MDVLILVLVIASIVLGVVNLVAVRAGSHDTGLSMQELESIRMAAAAGNGDIRQDLSVQRTELSQTLAHQDAARTQAQTRFREDVERQLDEFAQRNALALEKIQAAVGERLQLSLSESRDRTTKVLQELAERNAVSHRELQQVLREELEKLRAGNEAKLEKMRETVDEKLQGTLEKRLGDSFAIVSQRLEEVHKGLGEMQNLASDVGGLKRVLTNVKNRGGWGEVQLSRQLEDFLTREQYAENIIIKEHSQESVEFAVKMPGRDPEGSEVYLPIDSKFPQEDYERLLEAQELGDRAAIDASAKALERAVVEQAKKISDKYISPPRSTDFAIMYLPTEGLFAEVVRRPGLASRLQNDHRVLITGPTTLMSLLNSLQLGFRTLAIEKRSSEVWQILGAAKAEFRKYGDVWEKLGKQLATTQRTVEEAGRRTRAVERRLRTIETTEIESADTDVNDILALPGGEDSDDE